The DNA sequence TTTCTTTTGTTTTATTATTTTTTTCAGCCTATCAGTTAAACATGCTAGCGGTATACTTGCTTCCTATCGCTGTTTTTTTCTTAGTCATTTACTCGTATACAAAACGATTTACTTGGGCTTGTCACCTTGTCCTTGGGATTACGATTGCCATTGCACCTTTGGGAGGCTGGGTCGGTGTAACGGGAACCTTAACTTGGGAAGCATTTCTATTGTTTCTAGCAGTCGCCTTGTGGACAGCTGGATTTGATGTGATTTATGCTACACAGGATGCAGATTATGACAAAGGTGAAGGGCTTTATTCAATTCCTAGTTCATTTGGAATTGCCAAAGCGCTTGTGATTGCGAAAGGACTTCATATTATAAGCTTCCTTTGTTTAGTGCTTTTGTTCTTTGCAAGTCCATTGCTTGGTATTCTATACCTGATTGGTGTTATCATTGCTGGTGGAATCATGGTTTATGAGCATTCGCTCGTATCTGCAGATGACTTATCTAAAGTGAACGTTGCTTTTTTTA is a window from the Bacillus alkalicellulosilyticus genome containing:
- a CDS encoding UbiA-like polyprenyltransferase, which produces MNVITKIKVILEMIKFEHTIFALPFAFLGAVLGGFTINGTWPEPMQWVWITLAMVGARSAAMALNRVIDAAIDKKNPRTASRAIPAGLISKIEVYVFIILSFVLLFFSAYQLNMLAVYLLPIAVFFLVIYSYTKRFTWACHLVLGITIAIAPLGGWVGVTGTLTWEAFLLFLAVALWTAGFDVIYATQDADYDKGEGLYSIPSSFGIAKALVIAKGLHIISFLCLVLLFFASPLLGILYLIGVIIAGGIMVYEHSLVSADDLSKVNVAFFTMNGILSIVMLVFTIGDLLL